ATTCGATTTGATAGCACAATTTACGTGTTATGGTCTCTTGccttaagctctgagctatttcattttattaaagatAGATTGCATTATTAAGTTCTTAAATATCCACCCGTTGAATGGTATttatatatcaaactcatctCGATAgcacccaagcgccacagattaagcttaaacgactggaaaattgaatatccataggaaaaaaatgaaagcttcacagcttcattggtttgatcaatagatggcgtattacaactcatcattatattgctatccttttcttgcaatgtgtttcgacaagtttcatcttataatgacctatatagccttctaactttctgagcaaaaatctatatgaatggtcgtgtggtcagatacgtgggtatcaacaccaacgaccattactcaaatctcacttgcttcagtactggtggtttccgttggagtttagtatttaaacaatcgtatcgccgttctagttctagcgatgcataacttcaatgcgaaaccatacaacagtacagaggaaatgagaaagctctcctccaagcgaggaagctccacaggttgggtatcccacaaacagatggcgccaccagcttttttgctatttttagaatgcatgagtcgtttgccgtctgctaaacgaagtctttctatattccgtttaggtagagaatttgaggcgtttagaagccgtttagtggtcgtttagtggatttgtggcacttgggatatTTCTCACATTCTGCTAATGAATGGTGAATATAATGAAATTATAAAGTTTTTTGAAGAGGTAGCACTTTAATTTTGCTTCTctataaattttgtttatattaattatagcaaggaactattattttaaatagaaacaaatacagaataagaaaaaaacgatggaaaatcaggatttgaacccacgctttctcggttcggaaccaaaaatgttgtcactgctctatttggcagttacccCAAATAAAGTTTCTTAAGGCTACTTGGGACATCACCAAAACCAGTACGTAAACAAGCTAAAATGGCAGCAAGCTATCTCCCAAATAACCAGCTCGAACTCTATAGCTGATTTGAGGCTGGCTaacaaaaaatcgttccgatgtcgtactttgtggctgattaagagataagaagtacaggcgtcccccgagttacgaccccctcgagttacgacgattcgcagatacgacgattttgattttgacagttaaaagttgtcattgacaagaaattgatgtatttttttgaatatctgggctgataaacgttatacacacatttccaaagattccaaaaTTACCCAATCTTGCATATCTTtattgtgtacggtttttaaaatataattattacattatcgaacattattttaaataaaatacacgatttcataaattcaaactcttcaacttcggttataaactttgtATTCagagatattcgacatacgactttttcgacttacgccttgctttgggacattttttccgtcccaaatacagtcgtatctcgggggacacctgtatttTGTAAAACTATGGCGCTTTTTAACTAGCACtcggtactctttggaacctTGCGGCTGGTTTGCCTGATGTGTATGGTTCaggatggaacttgaaggcttgttaagaaagggtaccgaACTTgatggaactttatagctttttaatgcatgacatcggtacaaggtggctcttgtcaaattgTCAAAGActgacgccgtcaatcatctcattgatGCTGCACAAGTTTGATTAGTTCAttgaagaaggaatattgagtgaagtgattgtgattatacagtaaattgtgtgacattttatataattcatgaatattcaGGAAATATACACAACTACTTAAACGAATCAAATTGTGTTGTTTATCTCATCGATGACCTTTGCTTgacaataaaacacaaagaaaaataatccccgggaaaaataaacacaaagaaaaataattaaaaataatttttcattttttttcaaatagttTTTCCATCAAAAAGTTTTTAGTGCatttaaaacgtgttttttaggtgttttagttttttttacataaaactGTAGAAACACTGTGAACAGTTAGAACTGCGAACCGTGATTTTCGCACTACCGTGTAAAAGCGGTGTTATCCACACAATGTCCCTTGCATTATTCCTACGTGTAGATAGCCCTACATCCCTATGTCTTTATTTTGACAGaaagtttattttgttttgactgaaagtttattttgtttgcggGAATCATTCGGCATTTCTTCTCTACGCTGTGTAGCCACTGCTGCTGTTAATTACAAAATCCTTCAACTTTCTAGATTGTAAGAATTATGACTAAACTTCAACATTACCCATCATATTCAACCGTGTTTATTTGTTCCAGTGTTTTCAGTTTCCCGGCGTTAGAAGGTGTTTCCCTGGATGTGATTTAAGCAGGAAACATACATCGTACAAAAAGGGTTTATGTAAAGAACACCAATAATCATTATGTGCTACAAATGGATGAAGATCTCGGCTATTACATCTACATTTCGCTAACGCTCGTGCCAGTGTATTTAGCATTCAAACTCGTGCAATGGATGGGCTGGGAGTTGTTTGTCAACAATTGATTGCAACCAGCCTGTTGCCAAGGAAAGCGTTAATAAAGAATGATCGCTAAATGTGCAAATCAAACGCTTCAAAATACCACAAACACATCTCAATATCCGCTCAAAGCGGTAGAGGAAGGAAAATGCGACCGCAGCAACTGGCACCGGTCTCGATCAATGGCGATAGTGCGCCGCTTGAGCATGATTTCGCGTTCGAGTTCGTTGCGGCGATCGACAAGCTCCTGCTTGACATCCTCTTCCTGTTTGAGCTGAGCGTTCATGGCCGAAGAGCCCACCTCGAGGGATTTTACTTCTGCAATCAGCAAATGTTGAGGCTGATCCCGACAATTTTCCACCCTCGGTCGTTGATTGCGATTATCCAGACGCGTTTGGACAACCATCATCGCGTAGTCCATGTTTCTAATGGCAACCTTCAGCTTATCGATTTGAATTTCGGTGTCTGCTAGATGCTGTAGGACCTACCATAGATAAAAAAAGGATATGGAGTGAAAATCAGACCCGATGTGATGGATACCTCTGTGGCATCATACAGTGCGAAGATCAATCTCCAGCTTTTCACGAATTTCCTCCATGCACGATATACGGGATGCTAACGCCCGCTCGACGCTATCGGCTTGGGTACGCAAATCTCTTGCCGCGTTCGTAAGTATCGCATCGAGTGTGTTCCGCAATTGTTCCGACTTGTGGCGACAGTTGTGATACATGTCCAAAGTTTCACGGGTAAATTTTTCCCAGTAGATTTCTGTCGATTGCCTGCAGgttcaaaaaacacaacctcAAACAATCGTTCAATTTCATACTACGTCTCATATCTTACTCATTAGAGCATCTGGTGGCTCCTGGCTTAAACAGCGTGTTCGTTGACTGATTACGAAGATTACAATTGACCGCATCATTCTCGTGAGCTACCTTTTTCTCGCTCCAGTCAAACTCCATTCGTTGCCTCACCGCCCGGTTGtcactttgctgctgctcaatGTTAGCAAGCGTTTGAAGCAATATTGCTTTAATTTCCGAAATCAAACTAATCTCTTGTATCAACTCTTCCTCTGGACGATCTCGAATCAGCTCCGTATCTGGACGACCCGTACGGCGTTCCAAACATTCATTGGCTGAACGTTTAAATGGGTCAGTTAGTATCTATGATGATAGCTAGCAGCGCCAGCGCCATTCTTACCGATAGCCTCCGGCATACGTAGCACTGCCAGTGACTGCTTCAACCGTCGGCGTTGCCGTTCGAGGGCCGCAATTTCCTCCTGCATGCTAGAAATGGCCCGATCCAGTTCGCACTTTAAATCGTCGATATTTTTAGCCCGCACATGCAAACTCTGCGTACAATCTGTTTGCGTTTTGTCCGCTATTGCGTACGTTCGTATGATAGTATTTTTGCTAGCATTTTCCACCTGAACGCTATGGTCTACTGTGGTCTCGCAAGCATTGATCATGTCCGCATTTCTTTGGCGCCACTCGTCGACACTATAGCGCGTAATGGAGTACTGGTTGACGACCGGGCGCGTGCCGGTTTGACCGGAAAGGGCACCCCAATCGACACGGCCAGTCGCCCATGGCCCAATTGGGCCCATTGGTTTCGCCAAAGGATACCCATCCGAGTTTCCAGCACGTTGCGGAAGGTACGGAGGCGGATCGCTTGCTGGCAATCCGACCGGGCTCGTTTGTAACTAAAAAAGACCATTGTCATGGGTGTCGTAAAGAAAAGAACATATTTTCAAACACTGTATGCAAATTACCTCTTTTTGATAATCTTTGATGTGCGCTGTCGTTGTTTCTCTGGGCTTGTGAAATGGATTATCCACAGACGTTTCCTTCAAAATTAGTGTAAAGAATGATTTAATTGAATACTCCTGCGGTTCTCACCGGACTTTACAATTTACCGTTTGAATCGGTTGATGTTCAATGCACACGGATGCACAAGGCGTACAGGGAGGACAATTGAGCTGAGCCATTTTCCACTGGAAACAGATTTTGGTTGCAAATAACTAGGTACACGTATCTCTAGCCTCAATTATGGTTTGCTCAGATTGTTGAAACTTGTctcgcaaaacaaacacgtgTTACTATGCGGATGGTTTCCATGGTAACCGGTATATCTACCTAGTTATAACCGTATCCATGTTATTCTTTCAATATGTTCAGCCTATACGCATTTGAACTTTGTttagttaattttttatttttatttcttaaataCGGTTTTCATACTTCCTTAATGATATCTCTCAGTAGCGGATTTACAATTTTGTGGCATTGATCCATCTCTTTCACTGTGCAATCCACATGGTCGATCATCTCTTTCACCGAGGCTCGGTTTTTAATCAATCCCGATAAGGTTTGCACGTAATCTTTCATACCTTGCTCGAGTTCTTTTACGGCCATTGGGGATGCCGTACCGAGCGGGTTTTCAATGAGGATGTAGTTTGAACTATTCCAACCGTGCCGCAGCAAACGCCCAGTGGAGGCGTCGTAATGCGATACACTTTCTTCTGGCTCTGTGCCATCAGAATACCAAGTCGATTTTCTGATCTCTTTCACTGCTTGAGCTGTACCTTCGCGTCGATGCTTTGGTACTGGAATAGCGGGGGAAATGTGGTGAATGCAATTTCCAACCCTTCCCTGAATGTCGATTGTTTGGCTGCAAATTTCGCCTACAAAGTTTGACAGAACTAAGTACCGCAAGAGTAGCAGCTGCAGTCCATCGGGCAAAATAGTAGGCCTGTTGTCGTCAGGCGAATCTTTCCCACTCCTTCCCGGGCCCGAGAGCAAACCGTGAAAGCTTTCGGTCTGCAACCCATTGCTCTCCTGCCTGTAAGCTGTGACGTTGTGGGCCTCATCAAAGTAGAGTTGTATTTGTTTCTCCTGCGAAATATAACagataaaaaacataatacgTAAGCTTGACGTAGTTGCCACCCGTAATGTGGGATGTGCTAATTGTCACACTGCATTGCAAACTAGCGTCCTCTCCATCACCCACCCACCTGCCTGATTGTACCAGAAATGAGCGTTTCGCATTTGCGCTCCTGCAGCGGGCGACAGTTTCGGTCCGCAAATGACATCAGCTCACTTTCGGCTGTAGAATGTCCAAGAATTGTGAGTCTGGTGCTGGAAAATGCCGCCAATACTTCTTCCGCTATCAGGCTAACGTTGATAACGGCCCCTCCAACGATGGTCTCGCTGCCATCACACACAAGCAGCAGTTCGCTGAAGCACAGTTTTCTCATGAGCTCATCGGAAATCGGACGCTGAAGGATATCCGCTATGTGGTGCACGGACTGTGCCGCACTTGCTGCAGCATTGTTGAGCGACTCGTCGAACACTTCCGGTGAGACTACACCCGTATCGCTTTCTACCGGCGCGACGGTCTCTTGTAGAGTGGTCTGGCGAAAAAAGTCCTCTGATAAATTGTACATGCATTGTTCAATTTCGAAAACTTTACTACTTTCTGTGCGACCGATGTCCTGCGCATAGGAACAAGAATTAAAAGCGGATTTGGAAGACATTTTTTTCTAACGGGCGGAAAAGAGATTTGAACGATGTACCGAAATTTCTATGCGAGAGCCAAAACGTGAATGTGGTCCTCGGCTCCGTACCGATCGATTGCACTGCACAACTTAAAATGAAAACCTTGCTCTCGGCGCAATAGGCTGTGGAGAGCACTCTACATTGCCATGATTGCCGCGATTGATCACTACAGACACATTTTACTTTGTGTGCAGCGTGCGCGTACCTCAACCTACACAAACCAATTTAAAACAGCATCAAAAGAACGCAATGTTTGTATGCAAAGTGGCCTACTAAATGGATCACAATTCCATTATGTACTGTTTGTGGTATTTTGATACATATGTAATTCCgttttacaaacacacagaagCCCGCATATGGTCTGATGCGCACGATCGCGAGGCACCTTGCAAGCGTGTGCTGTCGATAAGTAACACGCGACTACAAGGTTTTAAAATAGTACTCGTCAAGTATGCATGCGACTGCATTGCTACACGTTTGCCACAAATGCATTCTGAATCGGTTCGGTAGGTGTATACGTACTGCATTGCAAGCGTTTGTGTGGCTATCTCTACAGCGCGCGGTTAAAACATTGTAGCCATCTGTAGCCACGCTTAggaaaattaaactattaCATTGTTTGTATTCAGAATTATAtattcgttaaaaaaaaacccgtacTATGCCATATCATAGATCATcggaaaaatatttgatttgattgctTAATACAGTAACTATGTATAATGTATATTATAAGAATAATATTTGATAAAACCCTATTGATTACGGTTGAAATTCCCGATTCACACATCTATTAACTGTTTGAACTAATTGTACAGGCAATCGTAAATATGCTTAAATAAAATCGCtcttccccaaaaaaaaaacgtaaaattttaaatacatCGAACCAATTTGAACAGAACTAAGATCCCGACACACGTTCCCAAGATGCtataaaaattgaaatgtcAATCAAATGTCAGACGGTCAGATACTGTTAcaatttcaaacaacaacaaacgtaAGCTCTTGAAAACGCAAGCGAAGAAAAATGGACCAAAATTTGGATGCTATTCTCCAAAAGCAATTAGATACCATTCAACGTATCGAACTGTTTCTGGACATATATAAGTGTAAAGAGTTCGTCGCAGCCGATCTAAACAAATTGAAGGAGGATTCGGGTGAAGCGACGGAGAAATTATCGCGCACCAGGGAATACCTCGAAACGGACCGAAAGGATGTGTGTTCACAATTCATCAAAATAATGCAGAAAATGCGACGCAACGAACTACTTATGCTTCATCTGTGGGAAGTTGGACCACACAGCGAGGCGGCAAATGCTAAACCTGCTCAATCAGACACACCGAAATCAATGCCACTCAAGGAGGTTCGTACAATGTTCCAAGTAGATATAAGGCTATATTAGTTCATGCGAGAATCTTGATCCGTCTTTCAGCTGCAGAACGACAACCCCTCGAAAATGCACCTCACAGACTATTCTAAATCTCCGTTTGCAACACGTTCCAAGTCCAAGGAGATACATTTTTATGACTTTGATGCAGAAATAACGGAAGAAGAATTTGAGACGATCCCCAAGTATTTGCGGGGTCGCATGCAACTGTCCGAACTGATCCAGTTCCTTGAAAAGGATGTGATTAAATGCTTCGAGGAGAAATACACGCTTATGTACAAACATCGCAAGGCTGTTTCCAACCAGCATGATCTTAGTGCTTGGAAAGATTATAATAGCATGCAGGCAAAGTTTCCTGGTAAGTCGAACGTCTTGATTCGCGACAAATGTCGCGGCATCAGCTTTGCCcgcatccttttttttatttagtagAAACTGCTTGACCAACATATTTATGATTGTCACAGCAAAATAATGTAACgtatttgttctgtttttccttTCTAAAGATCATAAATTCATCACGCAGGACGATCTATTGCACAAATCTGGCAAAGCATTGGACAAGAAGAGCTATGCTAAGTTACAAATGCTTCGATATCTTCACATTCTCCAAGAAGTGCGTTCTGAGGGAACAGTGTACTTCCTGTGGATTTATAGCAGATAACGGATTCGTTTCGCAGAACTCTTTATTACAAAATACACGCAAGGTCCGAGAAGGGCCATCTTACACATTTAATTATAAGTAGAATTacagtttcattttcttttccggTGGAACATCATTATTACCGCCCCGTCCAACGCCTGCCTCGGTTGGCTCTTGTTTGATCAAAATAGCATCAGAACCAACGTGATCGCTGTCCCCTGCAGCACCACCATGGTTATTAGACGCATTGCCTGCATCGGACGGGTTACCGCCGGTAGGATTGTTTGTCATCTGGGGCAAGGGTAGCGggaactttctgagcaaatcGCCCAGCAACATATCCACCCGCTGACGTTGGAAAATTGAGCTCGGCTCCTCTTTCACCGGTGCTTCCTTCTTGGTTTGAGTTTTGGTCTTTTCGGCAACTGTAACAGCGGAAAGCAAATGGCTTGGCatttaaaacacattccatAGCAAGCTACCTTGTTCCGCCATTGCATGCGTACTGGCTTTGTTGGAAGAAAAATCCCACGAATATCCTTTGCTCGGGTGGTACCGGGAGTATGAGCTGGCCTCATCGAATGCCGTCTGCAAGTGATGCACGGTGGACAATATTCGCGAGTTGAAAACGCTGGCCAAATCGGGCGCCTGATACACCGTACCAGCAATGATGTAGTAGTCAGCCATCGGGGTAGCCTCTGTCGGCGAATGTCGGTGCTGTTTGCGGATCACGTACAGTATGGGGTCTTGAACGTGGAGGGGAATGTATTCTACGCCAGTCATGTTGCTGCAATAGAGCAAAAGCAAAGGGCGATTAGACTTACACGACTACAATCAAATGGGACATTTCCAGCCCGTACTTTAGAAGCTCCAGGCTTTGCCGCTGCATTCGGACGATTTCGTTGTTGCATGTTCGGTCGTAGAATGGGTTGGATTTTTCCGAAAAGTAGTCCATCACATTGCCCGGATTGAGCACCGGTATCCAGTTCGAGTCGTGCCACGAAATCCACAAAGGATTCTCTTGCAAGAGCGGCGCTAATCCCAATCGTCCGGGATTCATGTTTTAGTATCGATATTTACGCGTTCTACCTGCGACAACTGGAAAGAGAAAATGTGTTTGGAAAAATGCAAATGCTGTTTACGTTTCTGTTGCCTCTGACGTTCGCAATCTAACGCGTTTATACGTAACACGCGAGGTTTTAGCCAGTTCGGTGTACCTTGCACGGATGCCATTTCATTTTCAGTTTTGTTTATgtataaataaagcaaaaaggtaATCTcgaaatgttaataaaacatatttgcaTTGATTGCATGTTTTCCAATTGGTGCACAGTGTTTCAAAGCTATGAAGCGCTTTGAAGGATATTGAGCCCGTCCGAAATGGTCCCTATTTACGTTAATGCCCGTACATAAAAAAGTCAgatgagctgtcaaatttcCCTCGAAGAAGATAAGAAAAAGTCgcagcaaaacgaaaaagTGTTCAATTTCTAACCTCGCATATTATCCGAAAAGAACCATAGGTTGGTGTGCGAATTGTCGTAATTCTTGCCCGTGTAGTGCGTGCAAACTAAACAGTGCGATTGATCGTCGGCTGTGATTGAGCTGAGCGAAACATTGTTGCACTGATCGTGGACCAGCTTCTAGCAGCAACCTTTCGGTAGCTGTGTTACAAAAGCATAAATTAAGCGTTGCGTGCAGAACCACTGCGGAATATAGTTTTACGTATCGACCGTGCCCTGTCGAGGTGTTTTTTTGGCTACCACATGTGATGTGCTCAGAacctaaaacaaacacaagctCATAGCAACGGGTTTGTCTATTCTGGAGGTGAGAAATTTTCCTCGCGCCACgctagaaaaacaaaaacaaacgcaaaaaggGCATAGTGAAGTTGGGTGGCGTGGGACGTTCATAACAATCGGGCCCATCGAGTGGTGCACGACACTGAGGAGGAGGCAGCGCTGTGCAACTAGAAAACTAGCGTGAGGTTTCGAGCGATAAGCCGAAGAACGAGCGGTGGTATAATCAGGAAAAGAATTGATAACAGGACAAGGAGATTGATAGCAGTtcctggcagcagcagcagcagcagcagcagcagcatcatcgtcATCTTTGAGAGGAGTAAAAACAGGGAGAAAGGTTCGATCGGGTGTTGATCATGCTGTGTTGTGGTCGCTTTCATGTACAATGCTAACATATCAGTATTACTGTTCTTTGCAGCTCTGTCCAGCCCGTCGAGTTCAACCTCTCCATTTGCGTTCCGTCGGTTCCGTAAAAGGCATGTAAATAATGattgaaacaacagaacaATCGAAAGACTCCAACGACGCGGAAGATGAGGATGATGCTTTGTTGCCGGTCTGCTTCAACTGTGAGCGACATCGGGGCAAGATCCTTGGCATCAACTGCACGACCCAATGTTGGCGTGTACGAGACCGCATGAAAACGGTGAGCGTGGCGCTGGTGCTGTGCCTGAACATTGGTGTCGACCCACCGGATGTGGTCAAAATCGACAAGTGTGCGCGGGTAGAGTGCTGGATCAATCCGGCATCCTACTCGCCCGGGAAAGCGCTAGAGATGATCAGTTACCAGCTACAGAAGCAGTACGAACGGTGGCAGCCTCGCGCCCGCTATCGGCACTCACTCGACCCAACGATGGAGGACGTGAAGAAGCTGTGCACCTCGCTGCGTCGGAATGCGAAAGAGGAGCGTGTGCTGTTCCACTACAACGGGCACGGTGTGCCGCGTCCGACAGCCAATGGCGAAATTTGGGTGTTCAATCGGAATTTCACGCAGTACATCCCGCTGTCCATATACGACCTGCAGACGTGGATGGGCGCTCCATCGATTTACGTGTACGATTGCTCAAATGCCGGCATTATCGTGAACAGTTTTCACACGTTTGCCGACCAGCACGAACTTGAGGTGGAGCATATAAGGAATCGAAGCGGCAGCACGGTGGGACACACGGGCAGCGACCTACAGGCAGAGGATAGTCGCAGCTCACCCTCCCCTTCGACTGGGGGCGCTGGAACGACGACGTATCGCAACTGTATTCAGCTCGCGGCCTGTGCTGCCGATCAGTTGCTGCCGATGAATCCCAACCTGCCAGCGGATCTGTTCACCTCATGCCTTACCACGCCGGTCAAGATGGCGCTACGGTGGTTTACGCTTCAATCCACC
This sequence is a window from Anopheles merus strain MAF chromosome 3R, AmerM5.1, whole genome shotgun sequence. Protein-coding genes within it:
- the LOC121596890 gene encoding uncharacterized protein LOC121596890, with translation MDEDLGYYIYISLTLVPVYLAFKLVQWMGWELFVNN
- the LOC121596886 gene encoding tektin-4, yielding MAQLNCPPCTPCASVCIEHQPIQTETSVDNPFHKPRETTTAHIKDYQKELQTSPVGLPASDPPPYLPQRAGNSDGYPLAKPMGPIGPWATGRVDWGALSGQTGTRPVVNQYSITRYSVDEWRQRNADMINACETTVDHSVQVENASKNTIIRTYAIADKTQTDCTQSLHVRAKNIDDLKCELDRAISSMQEEIAALERQRRRLKQSLAVLRMPEAIANECLERRTGRPDTELIRDRPEEELIQEISLISEIKAILLQTLANIEQQQSDNRAVRQRMEFDWSEKKVAHENDAVNCNLRNQSTNTLFKPGATRCSNEQSTEIYWEKFTRETLDMYHNCRHKSEQLRNTLDAILTNAARDLRTQADSVERALASRISCMEEIREKLEIDLRTVLQHLADTEIQIDKLKVAIRNMDYAMMVVQTRLDNRNQRPRVENCRDQPQHLLIAEVKSLEVGSSAMNAQLKQEEDVKQELVDRRNELEREIMLKRRTIAIDRDRCQLLRSHFPSSTALSGY
- the LOC121596887 gene encoding uncharacterized protein LOC121596887 isoform X1, whose amino-acid sequence is MSSKSAFNSCSYAQDIGRTESSKVFEIEQCMYNLSEDFFRQTTLQETVAPVESDTGVVSPEVFDESLNNAAASAAQSVHHIADILQRPISDELMRKLCFSELLLVCDGSETIVGGAVINVSLIAEEVLAAFSSTRLTILGHSTAESELMSFADRNCRPLQERKCETLISGTIRQEKQIQLYFDEAHNVTAYRQESNGLQTESFHGLLSGPGRSGKDSPDDNRPTILPDGLQLLLLRYLVLSNFVGEICSQTIDIQGRVGNCIHHISPAIPVPKHRREGTAQAVKEIRKSTWYSDGTEPEESVSHYDASTGRLLRHGWNSSNYILIENPLGTASPMAVKELEQGMKDYVQTLSGLIKNRASVKEMIDHVDCTVKEMDQCHKIVNPLLRDIIKEV
- the LOC121596887 gene encoding uncharacterized protein LOC121596887 isoform X2, translating into MRRTSVAQKTTLQETVAPVESDTGVVSPEVFDESLNNAAASAAQSVHHIADILQRPISDELMRKLCFSELLLVCDGSETIVGGAVINVSLIAEEVLAAFSSTRLTILGHSTAESELMSFADRNCRPLQERKCETLISGTIRQEKQIQLYFDEAHNVTAYRQESNGLQTESFHGLLSGPGRSGKDSPDDNRPTILPDGLQLLLLRYLVLSNFVGEICSQTIDIQGRVGNCIHHISPAIPVPKHRREGTAQAVKEIRKSTWYSDGTEPEESVSHYDASTGRLLRHGWNSSNYILIENPLGTASPMAVKELEQGMKDYVQTLSGLIKNRASVKEMIDHVDCTVKEMDQCHKIVNPLLRDIIKEV
- the LOC121596887 gene encoding uncharacterized protein LOC121596887 isoform X3, with protein sequence MSSKSAFNSCSYAQDIGRTESSKVFEIEQCMYNLSEDFFRQTTLQETVAPVESDTGVVSPEVFDESLNNAAASAAQSVHHIADILQRPISDELMRKLCFSELLLVCDGSETIVGGAVINVSLIAEEVLAAFSSTRLTILGHSTAESELMSFADRNCRPLQERKCETLISGTIRQEKQIQLYFDEAHNVTAYRQESNGLQTESFHGLLSGPGRSGKDSPDDNRPTILPDGLQLLLLRTKASTRRYSSSSERDQKIDLVF
- the LOC121596888 gene encoding spindle and kinetochore-associated protein 1-like, giving the protein MDQNLDAILQKQLDTIQRIELFLDIYKCKEFVAADLNKLKEDSGEATEKLSRTREYLETDRKDVCSQFIKIMQKMRRNELLMLHLWEVGPHSEAANAKPAQSDTPKSMPLKELQNDNPSKMHLTDYSKSPFATRSKSKEIHFYDFDAEITEEEFETIPKYLRGRMQLSELIQFLEKDVIKCFEEKYTLMYKHRKAVSNQHDLSAWKDYNSMQAKFPDHKFITQDDLLHKSGKALDKKSYAKLQMLRYLHILQEVRSEGTVYFLWIYSR
- the LOC121596889 gene encoding mediator of RNA polymerase II transcription subunit 6 yields the protein MNPGRLGLAPLLQENPLWISWHDSNWIPVLNPGNVMDYFSEKSNPFYDRTCNNEIVRMQRQSLELLNNMTGVEYIPLHVQDPILYVIRKQHRHSPTEATPMADYYIIAGTVYQAPDLASVFNSRILSTVHHLQTAFDEASSYSRYHPSKGYSWDFSSNKAIAEKTKTQTKKEAPVKEEPSSIFQRQRVDMLLGDLLRKFPLPLPQMTNNPTGGNPSDAGNASNNHGGAAGDSDHVGSDAILIKQEPTEAGVGRGGNNDVPPEKKMKL